A part of Patagioenas fasciata isolate bPatFas1 chromosome 28, bPatFas1.hap1, whole genome shotgun sequence genomic DNA contains:
- the AQP5 gene encoding aquaporin-5, protein MKQEILTLGFARAIFVEFLSTLIFVFIGLGSALKWPSALPSILQIALAFGLAIATMVQAFGHISGAHINPAVTIAFFVGNQISILRTVFYVIAQLVGAIAGAGILYGVTPVNTRGNLAINALNNNTTAGQALVVEIILTFQLAMCIFASTDNRRTGVGSPSLSIGLSVAVGHLVGIYFTGCSMNPARSFGPAVVVGKFSSAHWVFWVGPILGACLASILYFYILVPYCMNSSDRIAIVKGTYESEEEWEEQRKKSMELTAP, encoded by the exons ATGAAGCAGGAAATATTGACCCTGGGCTTCGCTCGAGCCATCTTTGTCGAGTTCCTTTCCACGCTCATCTTCGTCTTCATCGGCCTGGGCTCAGCGCTGAAGTGGCCGTCCGCCCTGCCCAGCATCCTCCAGATCGCGCTGGCCTTCGGCTTGGCCATCGCCACCATGGTCCAGGCGTTCGGCCACATCAGCGGCGCCCACATCAACCCCGCGGTGACCATCGCCTTCTTCGTGGGCAACCAGATCTCCATCCTCCGCACCGTCTTCTACGTGATCGCTCAGCTGGTCGGGGCCATCGCCGGGGCCGGCATCCTCTACGGCGTGACGCCGGTCAACACCCGTGGCAACCTGGCCATCAACGCG CTCAACAACAACACGACCGCGGGCCAGGCCCTGGTGGTGGAGATCATCCTCACCTTCCAGCTGGCCATGTGCATCTTCGCGTCCACCGACAACCGCAGGACCGGCGTGGGCTCCCCCTCGCTGTCCATCGGCCTCTCCGTTGCCGTGGGCCACCTGGTGGGG ATCTACTTCACCGGTTGCTCCATGAACCCAGCCCGGTCCTTCGGGCCCGCGGTGGTGGTGGGCAAGTTCAGCTCAGCGCACTGG GTGTTCTGGGTCGGACCCATCCTCGGGGCTTGCTTGGCCTCCATCCTCTACTTCTACATCCTGGTGCCCTACTGCATGAACTCCTCGGACAGGATCGCCATCGTCAAGGGCACCTACGAGTCGGAGGAGGAGTGGGAAGAGCAGCGCAAGAAGTCCATGGAGCTGACCGCGCCGTAG